A window from Coleofasciculus sp. FACHB-1120 encodes these proteins:
- a CDS encoding CBS domain-containing protein, with product MQPNALPLPCLSLDPAIDRQPLTVAPDTPLLDVLALMSQLRSSCELSSRTQGDTSAASEDASQKAGEGMNAALPHPASCWLSQEESDFDTADAAGHCVLVMQGSQLVGVFTERDIVRLTAARASLINVKIADVITQPAITLRQSDAHDVFTALSLFRQHRIRHLPIIDDNAGVVGIVTHDSIRKALQPVNLLTRLRYVADVMTSQVVHAPVTASVLDLAQIMASQLVSCVVITEQRENRIENKEIKTLNSQFPVPVGIVTERDVVQFQAMELDLAKLQAIDVMSTPLFCLQPSDSLWVAHQEMQRRRVRRLVVASNQGELLGIVSQTSLLQVLNPADMYNVIEVLQQAVEERTKALENSNERLRCEIAERKRAEKALRQAHDNLKKQVEEQTAELAQANALLKKDIIERVAVETALRKSEAQKTRLISSLQKQAEHLEQTLHQLQKTQAQLIQTEKMSSLGQLVAGIAHEINNPINFIYGNLSYAGQYVQDLLNLLQLYIKHHPQPVPEIQIEIEAIDLDFLKTDLPKLLGSMKVGANRIRDLVLSLRNFSRLDEAQQKFVNIHDGINSTLLILQNQLEAKAGRSGIQVIKEYGNLPAVECLGGQINQVFMNIISNAIDALEEVFAKEAWVKAHGEENINYQPPTIWIRTELVGKNQVAIRIEDNGIGMTEAVRCQMFDPFFTTKPVGKGTGLGLSICYQIVEKHGGQLKCVSAPGEGSEFVIQIPIRQATHTESVYSPRRLKPTIERSEEQQLHGA from the coding sequence ATGCAGCCCAACGCTCTGCCGCTTCCTTGCTTATCTCTAGATCCTGCCATTGATCGTCAGCCTCTGACTGTAGCACCTGACACACCCCTCCTTGATGTCCTGGCGCTAATGAGCCAGTTACGGAGTAGTTGTGAGTTGTCCAGCAGGACACAAGGAGACACCAGTGCAGCTTCAGAAGATGCAAGCCAGAAGGCTGGCGAGGGAATGAATGCCGCATTGCCGCACCCTGCATCCTGTTGGTTGTCACAAGAGGAGAGCGATTTTGACACCGCCGATGCCGCAGGTCATTGTGTCTTGGTAATGCAGGGATCGCAGCTCGTGGGAGTCTTTACAGAGCGCGATATCGTTAGACTAACTGCCGCCAGAGCTTCCCTAATCAACGTCAAAATTGCCGATGTCATCACGCAACCAGCCATTACCCTCAGGCAATCGGATGCTCACGATGTTTTCACTGCCCTTTCCCTATTTCGTCAGCACCGAATTCGCCATCTGCCAATCATTGACGATAATGCAGGGGTAGTCGGAATTGTCACGCACGATAGTATTCGCAAAGCGCTGCAACCCGTTAATCTTCTAACGCGATTGCGATACGTTGCGGATGTGATGACATCCCAAGTCGTTCATGCGCCTGTAACGGCTTCTGTTCTCGATTTAGCCCAAATCATGGCAAGTCAGCTAGTCAGCTGTGTAGTCATCACAGAACAGAGGGAGAACAGGATTGAGAATAAGGAAATAAAGACGCTTAATTCCCAATTTCCAGTTCCGGTAGGGATTGTCACTGAGCGAGATGTGGTGCAGTTTCAGGCGATGGAATTGGACTTGGCGAAATTGCAGGCAATAGACGTAATGAGTACACCGTTATTTTGCCTGCAACCCTCAGATTCCCTATGGGTTGCTCATCAAGAAATGCAACGGCGGCGCGTGCGGCGTCTGGTGGTTGCTAGCAATCAGGGTGAATTACTCGGCATTGTCTCCCAAACCAGCCTGCTACAAGTGCTGAATCCAGCGGATATGTACAATGTCATTGAGGTATTGCAGCAGGCAGTAGAAGAGCGTACCAAAGCATTAGAAAACAGCAACGAGCGATTGCGTTGTGAGATTGCTGAGCGGAAACGAGCTGAAAAGGCATTGCGGCAAGCGCACGATAACTTAAAAAAACAAGTAGAAGAACAAACGGCGGAATTGGCTCAAGCGAATGCGCTTCTCAAAAAGGACATTATTGAGCGTGTCGCAGTAGAGACGGCGTTGCGGAAATCTGAGGCGCAAAAGACAAGATTGATCTCATCTCTCCAAAAACAAGCCGAGCATCTGGAACAAACTTTACACCAACTGCAAAAAACCCAGGCTCAGCTAATTCAAACCGAAAAAATGTCCAGTTTGGGGCAACTGGTTGCCGGTATTGCCCACGAAATCAACAATCCGATTAATTTTATTTATGGCAATCTCAGCTATGCCGGTCAATATGTCCAAGATTTGCTGAATCTGCTACAACTTTATATCAAGCATCATCCTCAGCCAGTACCCGAAATTCAAATAGAAATCGAGGCAATTGACCTGGATTTTTTGAAGACGGATCTCCCGAAACTTTTAGGCTCGATGAAGGTAGGAGCTAACCGCATCCGGGATTTGGTCTTGTCTTTGCGAAACTTTTCCCGATTGGATGAAGCGCAACAGAAATTTGTGAACATCCACGACGGGATAAATAGCACTCTTCTGATATTACAAAATCAACTAGAAGCAAAAGCGGGACGCTCTGGGATTCAAGTTATTAAAGAATATGGCAATCTCCCTGCTGTGGAGTGTTTGGGAGGGCAGATTAACCAGGTGTTTATGAATATTATCAGTAATGCCATTGATGCCCTTGAAGAAGTCTTCGCTAAAGAAGCGTGGGTAAAAGCTCATGGGGAAGAAAATATCAATTACCAACCCCCAACTATTTGGATTCGCACCGAATTAGTAGGCAAAAATCAGGTGGCGATCCGGATTGAAGACAACGGAATTGGGATGACGGAAGCGGTACGGTGTCAAATGTTTGACCCTTTCTTCACAACAAAACCTGTGGGTAAAGGTACCGGCTTAGGATTATCAATTTGCTATCAGATCGTAGAAAAACATGGTGGTCAGCTTAAGTGTGTTTCCGCACCCGGCGAGGGATCTGAGTTTGTAATTCAAATTCCAATTCGACAGGCAACTCATACTGAATCTGTGTATTCACCCCGTCGCCTAAAGCCTACAATTGAGCGAAGTGAAGAGCAACAGCTACACGGAGCTTAG